One part of the Sorangiineae bacterium MSr11954 genome encodes these proteins:
- a CDS encoding CehA/McbA family metallohydrolase → MRRGDWIATALLAGLLGFALTHRPKPPREERVAREAHPRPVPPDAPRLGGALGTFAIEPERVTATFARDGFALPMDLVLLADGDARPVALSGVALLPDGTLHGTFVIDLDGEPQIATVVFRMDPSREVLLAELSISDARFADAHGLSLAVEFGAGTRPVFVSGVGEISDVARVTGRAAVLEDDLHPLGAVSASGPVQVRRHPTQGPDEQHGDGPMDLLVASPPARNGKTDLRLVLGKSSASLWGVLFAQAGMETAPVHGIVSAAPGDTRVRAHAHVFGLDASGSPSVRAAVDHEGRFAIDVPRSVDKWYAAEKADRTSAPIVFEPGTPWDLRLDLSPGGELRVRIVDPDTGAPLTARLVVHGVDGTLDPSFGPDYRASGAGPIIDSLRGDVATPLPAGRYRVSATKGIEYTVDAKTIELAGDRTVALELHLRHVVPTPGMLGCDLHVHARPSFDTPVSVEDRVLSLVAAGIDFAVPSEHNVVGNYAPALESLDLAHEMGSVPGVEITTFNPYIGHFGLFPFPLDARVPPFRHTNVASIFNAARRGDPNRILQVNHPRLSREIGYFDAMGFDPRGAPPSRMRTDFDSIEVYNGYEMQSQEKVDVVLRDYFSLLNQGHRITATGSSDSHSIQYQWAGYPRTMVMVGPVADGDLTGLDPSVVVSNLKRGAAIVTSGPVVEVEANGAHPGDELMLASDATLSAHVKVRAAPWVDVTSVEIVVDGATTSRIDIPSQPTKIGDEPGTIEQAVARTVRFDRDVPISGLRLSTTLSTTNPDSRTTSTKSNWKLSAADPRFRLQTSDTRRHWFVVIVRGTRKVDDVLPFMPVPPMAISNPIWYRMSTIGADSNPSKSLRGEPTR, encoded by the coding sequence ATGAGACGTGGGGATTGGATCGCCACCGCGCTCCTCGCGGGCCTGCTCGGGTTCGCGTTGACGCATCGTCCAAAGCCCCCGCGCGAGGAGCGCGTCGCCCGCGAGGCGCACCCCCGGCCCGTTCCCCCCGATGCGCCGCGTCTCGGGGGCGCGCTGGGGACGTTTGCGATCGAGCCCGAGCGGGTGACCGCCACCTTTGCGCGCGACGGCTTCGCCCTCCCCATGGATCTCGTGCTCCTCGCCGACGGTGACGCGCGTCCCGTGGCGCTCTCGGGGGTGGCGTTGCTCCCGGATGGAACCTTGCATGGAACTTTCGTCATCGATTTGGATGGCGAGCCTCAAATTGCGACCGTCGTCTTCCGTATGGATCCTTCGAGAGAAGTGTTGTTGGCAGAGCTCTCCATATCGGACGCGCGCTTCGCAGATGCGCACGGGCTTTCACTCGCCGTCGAGTTTGGCGCCGGGACCCGTCCCGTCTTCGTCTCCGGTGTAGGCGAAATCTCGGACGTCGCGCGGGTCACCGGACGCGCCGCCGTTCTCGAGGACGACCTACATCCTCTTGGCGCGGTCTCCGCCAGCGGTCCCGTGCAGGTTCGGCGCCATCCCACGCAAGGACCCGACGAACAGCACGGCGATGGCCCTATGGACCTTCTCGTGGCAAGCCCTCCTGCCCGCAACGGAAAGACCGATCTGCGCCTGGTGCTGGGAAAAAGCAGCGCCAGCCTCTGGGGCGTTCTCTTTGCCCAAGCTGGAATGGAAACGGCACCCGTCCACGGCATCGTCTCCGCGGCGCCGGGTGACACGCGCGTACGCGCTCACGCGCATGTCTTCGGGCTCGATGCATCGGGCTCACCCTCGGTGCGCGCCGCCGTCGACCACGAAGGCCGCTTTGCGATCGACGTGCCGCGCTCCGTCGACAAATGGTACGCGGCCGAGAAAGCGGATCGCACCAGCGCGCCCATCGTGTTCGAGCCCGGAACGCCCTGGGATCTGCGCCTCGATCTCTCGCCCGGCGGCGAGCTGCGCGTGCGCATCGTCGATCCCGACACCGGCGCCCCGCTCACTGCGCGCCTGGTCGTGCACGGCGTCGATGGCACCCTCGATCCAAGCTTTGGCCCCGACTACCGCGCGTCCGGCGCCGGTCCCATCATCGATTCGCTGCGCGGGGATGTCGCGACCCCGCTGCCCGCAGGCCGCTACCGCGTTTCGGCGACCAAAGGCATCGAGTACACGGTCGATGCCAAGACCATCGAGCTCGCGGGCGATCGCACAGTCGCGCTCGAACTTCACCTACGCCATGTGGTGCCCACCCCGGGCATGCTGGGTTGCGATTTGCACGTCCATGCGCGTCCCAGCTTCGATACGCCGGTATCGGTGGAAGACCGCGTGCTCTCCCTCGTTGCGGCAGGGATCGATTTTGCCGTTCCGAGTGAGCACAATGTGGTGGGCAACTATGCACCTGCGCTCGAAAGCTTGGATCTCGCTCATGAAATGGGCAGCGTTCCCGGGGTCGAGATCACCACGTTCAACCCTTACATCGGCCACTTCGGCCTCTTTCCTTTTCCACTCGATGCAAGGGTCCCGCCGTTCCGCCATACGAATGTGGCCTCCATTTTCAATGCAGCAAGACGCGGCGATCCGAACCGGATCTTGCAAGTCAATCACCCGCGCCTTTCACGGGAGATAGGTTATTTCGACGCCATGGGGTTCGATCCGCGTGGCGCTCCGCCCTCGCGAATGCGAACCGACTTCGACAGCATCGAAGTCTACAACGGCTATGAGATGCAATCGCAGGAGAAGGTGGACGTGGTCCTGCGGGACTATTTTTCGCTTCTCAACCAAGGGCATCGCATTACGGCAACCGGCAGCAGCGACTCGCATAGCATTCAATATCAATGGGCGGGGTATCCGCGCACGATGGTCATGGTCGGCCCGGTCGCCGACGGGGATCTCACGGGCCTCGATCCGTCGGTGGTCGTTTCCAACCTCAAGCGCGGAGCGGCCATCGTGACCAGCGGGCCCGTGGTCGAGGTGGAAGCCAACGGTGCGCACCCGGGTGATGAGCTCATGCTCGCTTCGGATGCCACCCTGAGCGCCCACGTCAAGGTGCGCGCGGCCCCGTGGGTGGACGTCACGTCGGTGGAAATCGTCGTCGATGGAGCGACCACCTCGCGCATCGACATTCCTTCGCAACCCACCAAAATAGGGGACGAACCCGGCACCATCGAACAAGCGGTCGCACGGACGGTGCGCTTCGATCGCGATGTCCCTATATCGGGTTTGCGATTGTCCACAACGTTGTCCACAACGAATCCCGACTCACGCACGACATCGACCAAATCAAATTGGAAGTTGTCGGCAGCGGATCCGCGTTTCCGCTTGCAAACAAGCGACACGCGGCGTCATTGGTTTGTGGTGATCGTACGGGGAACAAGAAAGGTCGACGATGTGTTGCCGTTCATGCCTGTGCCGCCGATGGCCATCAGCAACCCCATTTGGTACCGAATGAGTACGATAGGGGCCGACAGCAACCCCTCGAAATCGTTGAGGGGAGAACCTACGCGCTAA
- a CDS encoding protein kinase, producing MNSQGAGHGHAHSSTMFGRYCLLERLGQGGMAEVFKAKSFGVEGFEKILVIKRILPELSRSKEFVDMFIHEAKLAVRLSHANIVQVFDLGIAPMAGAIASPASVPASVPPSSRPGQGHALAAADSPAGAYFMAMEFVHGFDLATLLARCRRQQMALPIDMCAYMAAEIAKGLDHAHRRRDEEMRPLGIVHRDVSPQNVLISLEGEVKVTDFGIAKARGVVGDGSYSQEDTRMRKLQGKFGYMSPEQARGENVDARSDLFSLGVVLYECVTGVNPFSAPTTFETLRRVQAGEYPPLELLRTDAPPELIAILNTSLAKDPGDRYPDAGRMYEALLAFLYAQQSRYGAHDLAEFVARFRTDDTGSHSAISGRLLEVPSMEGPVVSTGDRTPVEVPQRSSVSITPPLETGVRIVGAGEIGERREVTALVIEFPQRDSREQADRAITIVKRYGGRIVRHEPEHLAVLFGLDDPDGRDTEVATRCALVALRAMGALAGDPLAPSAGLHVGRIHVTMRKLEDGEELAQATEDERFTSLLTTAREFARTRPGRAALSPLVTRQVKGLFGLEPLNDGDGPRMGLSGFVVKDVRGTAETFGRFVGRKGALRFLGESLALATKRRARLVTLRGDHGVGKTRLLYEVERRLRKGGYNVAFYMATCPPRGRELPLSGIACMLQVLCGLSEAEPAERVLSVQPRLRALGLHDTDVVTILNVLGAGLPTSGANAKNSLKQAFSRMLARLCEDKPYTLAWDAAHAMDQDSFDVLDAAVTKLSRSRLLLIFTCRAGFSHALEKRAEHAALELTDLTADDAAKLIAARLGIDEVPDELVRFVRERAGGHPLFIEEILKALADAQAVSVVNRKIETMRLVGQDLALPKTLRGLVASRVARLPSAEKTVLQAAAVLGDRVDVTVLGEMLGEPLSALEYALGELDRRELMTHVGAAELRFMSPILREVVLDALPPEAVRKMHAVAARALEHVQGDHVWEQSARVAAHYYEAGKSGLAAGYFAKSADLRLAARQLEAAVRDYARAIALADVEAHPAEELVGWLRGLAQAARMVRACPDAVELCARVIERADAAGELAHRVQARVHAGTMLTSLHNFETARAHFAGAERLVEGNEELAKSILLAYADMATRQGDFKRVLAMVERLERLVSAHGDKAEEHRVLLYRAQAHAGLGDRRGALLALARAEQLSADDAAATCERQKVRSLIDYFTRDFRGAALAAEMATDMARSLGLTYEVATNLHNLGDFLIRLDDLPRAYGAFRQSLELCAEGGFARLGSQNRMFLAFLDGINGDVVAEEHLRQGIAYAESNDYTWDAVNGRALLGQLLQRRGQSALARLELERARELARKIGNRLLADDCDTALRSLAS from the coding sequence ATGAACAGCCAGGGGGCCGGCCACGGCCACGCACATTCTTCCACCATGTTTGGCCGCTATTGCTTGCTCGAGCGACTCGGTCAAGGCGGCATGGCCGAAGTTTTCAAAGCGAAGAGTTTCGGCGTCGAAGGTTTCGAGAAGATCCTCGTCATCAAGCGTATTTTGCCCGAGCTTTCGCGCAGCAAAGAGTTCGTGGACATGTTCATCCACGAGGCCAAGCTCGCCGTGCGTCTTTCGCACGCGAACATCGTTCAGGTGTTCGATCTGGGCATCGCGCCGATGGCCGGGGCCATCGCCAGCCCTGCAAGTGTACCGGCGAGCGTGCCGCCTTCCTCCCGTCCGGGGCAGGGCCATGCGCTGGCGGCCGCAGATTCCCCGGCCGGCGCCTATTTCATGGCCATGGAGTTCGTGCACGGGTTCGATCTGGCGACCTTGCTCGCGCGCTGCCGGCGCCAGCAAATGGCGCTCCCCATCGACATGTGCGCTTACATGGCCGCTGAAATCGCCAAAGGCCTGGACCACGCGCACCGCCGCCGCGACGAAGAAATGAGGCCCCTCGGCATCGTCCACCGCGACGTATCGCCGCAAAATGTACTGATTTCATTGGAAGGGGAGGTCAAAGTCACCGACTTCGGTATTGCGAAAGCGCGCGGAGTCGTCGGCGATGGATCGTATTCGCAAGAAGACACAAGAATGCGAAAGCTCCAGGGCAAGTTTGGTTACATGAGCCCCGAGCAAGCGCGCGGTGAGAATGTCGACGCGCGGAGCGATCTTTTCTCATTGGGCGTCGTTCTTTACGAATGCGTCACCGGGGTGAACCCCTTTAGCGCACCGACGACATTCGAAACCTTGCGCAGGGTGCAAGCGGGCGAATACCCGCCGCTCGAGCTCCTCCGCACGGATGCTCCGCCCGAGCTCATCGCCATTTTGAATACATCGCTGGCCAAGGACCCCGGCGATCGCTACCCCGATGCGGGGCGGATGTACGAGGCGCTCCTCGCCTTTTTGTACGCCCAGCAAAGCCGCTACGGCGCGCACGATCTGGCGGAGTTCGTGGCGCGGTTCCGGACGGACGACACCGGCTCCCATTCGGCCATCTCGGGGCGCCTCTTGGAGGTGCCGAGCATGGAGGGGCCGGTGGTCAGCACCGGCGACCGCACGCCGGTGGAGGTCCCGCAGCGAAGCAGCGTCTCCATCACGCCGCCGCTCGAGACCGGCGTGCGCATCGTGGGGGCCGGCGAAATCGGCGAGCGCCGCGAGGTGACCGCGCTGGTGATCGAGTTTCCGCAGCGCGACTCGCGGGAGCAAGCCGACCGCGCCATCACCATCGTCAAACGCTACGGCGGGCGCATCGTTCGCCACGAGCCTGAGCATCTGGCGGTGCTGTTCGGCCTCGACGATCCCGACGGCCGCGACACAGAGGTCGCCACCCGCTGCGCGCTGGTGGCGCTTCGGGCCATGGGCGCGCTGGCCGGTGATCCGCTGGCCCCCAGCGCCGGCCTCCACGTCGGCCGCATCCACGTGACCATGCGCAAGCTCGAGGACGGCGAGGAGCTCGCGCAGGCCACCGAGGACGAGCGATTCACCTCCCTTTTGACGACCGCGCGCGAGTTCGCACGCACCCGGCCCGGCCGCGCCGCGCTCTCGCCCTTGGTGACCCGCCAGGTGAAGGGCCTCTTCGGGCTCGAGCCCCTGAACGACGGCGATGGCCCGCGCATGGGCCTCAGCGGCTTCGTGGTCAAAGACGTGCGCGGCACGGCGGAGACCTTCGGCCGCTTCGTGGGCCGCAAAGGGGCGCTGCGCTTTCTGGGCGAATCGCTCGCCCTGGCGACCAAGCGGCGCGCGCGCCTGGTCACCTTGCGCGGCGATCACGGTGTCGGAAAAACGCGGCTCCTCTACGAGGTGGAGCGGCGGCTGCGCAAAGGCGGCTACAACGTGGCGTTCTACATGGCCACGTGCCCGCCGCGCGGCCGCGAGCTGCCGCTCTCCGGTATTGCGTGTATGTTGCAAGTGTTGTGCGGCCTCTCGGAGGCGGAGCCGGCGGAGCGGGTGCTCTCGGTGCAGCCCCGCTTGCGGGCCTTGGGCCTCCACGACACCGACGTGGTGACGATCCTCAACGTGCTCGGGGCCGGGCTGCCCACGTCGGGCGCGAACGCGAAGAACTCGCTGAAGCAGGCGTTCTCCCGCATGCTGGCGCGCCTCTGCGAGGACAAGCCGTACACCCTGGCGTGGGACGCGGCGCACGCGATGGATCAAGACAGCTTCGACGTGCTCGACGCGGCGGTGACCAAGCTCTCACGTTCGCGGCTGCTCCTGATTTTTACGTGCCGCGCGGGCTTTTCGCACGCGCTGGAGAAGCGCGCGGAGCACGCCGCGCTGGAGCTGACGGATCTCACGGCGGACGACGCGGCGAAGCTCATCGCCGCGCGCCTGGGCATCGACGAGGTGCCCGACGAGCTGGTGCGCTTCGTGCGCGAGCGCGCGGGGGGGCATCCGCTCTTCATCGAGGAGATCCTCAAGGCGCTGGCCGACGCGCAGGCGGTCTCGGTGGTCAACCGAAAAATCGAGACCATGCGGCTGGTGGGCCAAGATTTGGCGCTCCCGAAGACGTTGCGCGGGCTGGTGGCCTCGCGCGTGGCGCGCTTGCCATCGGCGGAAAAGACGGTGCTCCAAGCGGCGGCGGTGCTCGGCGATCGGGTGGACGTGACGGTGCTGGGGGAGATGCTGGGCGAGCCGCTCTCGGCGCTGGAGTACGCGCTGGGCGAGCTCGATCGGCGCGAGCTGATGACCCACGTCGGCGCGGCGGAGCTCCGGTTCATGTCGCCCATCCTTCGCGAGGTGGTGCTCGACGCGCTCCCGCCGGAGGCCGTCCGAAAGATGCACGCGGTGGCGGCGCGCGCGCTGGAGCACGTGCAGGGCGACCACGTGTGGGAGCAATCGGCGCGGGTGGCGGCGCACTATTACGAGGCGGGCAAGAGCGGTCTGGCGGCCGGGTACTTCGCCAAGAGCGCGGACTTGCGGCTGGCGGCGCGCCAGCTGGAGGCGGCCGTCCGCGACTATGCGCGGGCGATCGCGCTGGCCGACGTGGAGGCGCACCCGGCGGAGGAGCTGGTGGGATGGCTTCGCGGGCTGGCGCAAGCGGCGCGCATGGTTCGAGCGTGCCCCGACGCGGTGGAGCTCTGCGCGCGCGTGATCGAGCGCGCCGATGCGGCCGGCGAGCTCGCGCATCGGGTGCAGGCGCGGGTGCACGCGGGGACCATGCTCACGTCGCTGCACAACTTCGAAACGGCGCGCGCGCACTTCGCGGGCGCCGAGCGGCTGGTGGAGGGCAACGAGGAGCTGGCGAAATCCATCTTGCTCGCCTACGCGGACATGGCCACGCGCCAGGGCGATTTCAAGCGGGTCTTGGCCATGGTCGAGCGTCTGGAGCGCCTGGTGAGCGCGCACGGCGACAAGGCCGAGGAGCATCGGGTGCTGCTGTACCGCGCGCAAGCCCACGCCGGCCTGGGCGATCGCCGTGGCGCGCTCTTGGCGCTCGCGCGCGCCGAGCAGCTCTCGGCCGACGACGCGGCGGCCACCTGTGAGCGGCAGAAAGTGCGCTCGCTCATCGACTATTTCACCCGCGATTTCCGCGGCGCCGCGCTGGCGGCCGAAATGGCGACCGACATGGCGCGCTCCTTGGGCCTCACCTACGAGGTGGCCACCAACCTGCACAACCTAGGCGACTTCCTCATCCGCCTCGACGATCTCCCGCGCGCCTACGGCGCATTCCGTCAATCGCTCGAATTGTGCGCCGAGGGCGGGTTTGCCCGTCTTGGGAGCCAAAACCGAATGTTCCTAGCCTTCCTCGACGGCATCAACGGCGATGTCGTGGCCGAGGAACACCTCCGGCAAGGCATCGCCTACGCCGAATCCAACGACTACACCTGGGACGCCGTCAACGGCCGCGCCCTCCTCGGCCAACTCCTCCAAAGGCGCGGCCAATCCGCGCTCGCCCGCCTCGAGTTGGAGCGCGCCCGCGAGCTAGCCCGCAAAATCGGAAACCGCCTTCTGGCAGACGATTGCGACACGGCGCTTCGCAGCTTGGCGAGCTGA